The proteins below are encoded in one region of Juglans microcarpa x Juglans regia isolate MS1-56 chromosome 4D, Jm3101_v1.0, whole genome shotgun sequence:
- the LOC121259042 gene encoding LOB domain-containing protein 37-like: MVALVFILSLSSLALLLLHDKAIRGRKKEKMSCNGCRVLRKGCSETCVLRSCLQWIESPTAQGNAVLLLAKFFGRSDLLSFVSAVPESDRPALFQSLLYEACGRTVNPVDGAVGLLSRGMWHVCQLAVETALAGGTLTPITDITSAGISTDASGNDESSVQSLFRPSVQRMQENQPSNPLTLSLQPRFSSEIGSTVPRLPAPWRVKRSMDMMISFKSEMTSLASSGNDRKLLNLFD; this comes from the exons ATGGTTGCTTTAGTTTTTATACTCTCACTCTCTTCCCTTGCTTTGCTTCTTCTGCACGATAAAGCGATCcgagggagaaagaaagaaaaaatgagctGCAACGGTTGCCGGGTGCTGCGAAAGGGCTGCAGTGAGACATGCGTTCTGAGATCGTGCCTGCAGTGGATTGAGTCTCCCACTGCTCAAGGTAACGCTGTTCTTTTGCTCGCCAAGTTCTTTGGCCGTAGCGACCTCCTTTCCTTCGTCTCCGCCGTCCCTGAATCGGATAGACCCG CTTTGTTCCAGTCCTTGCTATACGAAGCATGCGGGCGCACAGTGAATCCGGTGGACGGTGCTGTTGGACTTCTATCGCGCGGCATGTGGCACGTGTGCCAGTTGGCCGTGGAGACGGCCCTTGCTGGTGGTACTCTTACGCCAATAACGGATATCACAAGCGCCGGAATTTCCACTGACGCATCCGGCAACGACGAATCTTCAGTGCAAAGCCTGTTCCGTCCATCGGTGCAGCGCATGCAAGAAAATCAGCCGTCCaatcctctcactctctcactgCAACCTAGGTTCTCCAGCGAGATAGGTAGTACCGTCCCGAGATTGCCCGCCCCATGGAGAGTCAAGCGGTCGATGGACATGATGATTTCGTTCAAGTCCGAGATGACGAGCCTTGCAAGTTCTGGCAATGATCGGAAGCTTCTAAACTTATTCGACTGa
- the LOC121259206 gene encoding QWRF motif-containing protein 2-like, with product MVAAVSTTLNPKTTTQGGPPQNPTRPPLLPSDPDNAVSPHRRPKSRQVTSRYMSSSSSSTSTPSSTSNSRRCTSPLVSRTTTMTPMPSASSLAKRSQSVERRRTATPRPSSLDSSAGSGNGEVSAAQKLLFTSARSLSVSFQGESFSLQVSKAKPAPSPSPSVRKGTPERRKATTPARAVDKTENSRLVTDQQRWPARLRQANCMSRSLDCTDERKKVGGSGSVVRVLQNSMADVRVSSFDGRLGSESEKTVEPAVVGDSGIGSAEARWSDPAVASDTESVSSGSTSGAQDNGGGGGGQGPRGPRGIMVPARFLQDAHNRLRRQPEPCSPSAKNVGTKTMAPPKLIAPKKLSIDCPVLSPRGVVNNRGQLSPVRGAVRPASPSKLGTSATSSPLRGTSPYRMRNAMAGTPNSYLSNTPSILSFAADIRSGKIGDNRIVDAHLLRLLHNRFLQWRFVNARAGATLSVQRLNAERSLYNAWITTSKLRESVRAKRTELQLLKKNLKLTSILKGHMTYLEEWALMDWDYSSSLSGATEALKASTLRLPVVGGAKADVQNVKDAICSAVDVMQAMASSICLLLSKVGDVNSLVAELAKISVKERALLHQCNDLLSAIAAMQVTECSLRTHAVQLKRQPSNLTQ from the exons ATGGTAGCTGCTGTGTCAACGACATTGAACCCCAAAACCACGACTCAAGGTGGGCCTCCTCAAAACCCTACAAGGCCGCCCCTCCTACCCTCCGACCCCGACAATGCCGTCTCTCCTCACCGCCGGCCGAAATCTCGACAAGTCACCTCTCGCTACAtgtcctcctcctcttcttctacttctaCGCCTTCTTCGACTTCCAATTCCCGACGATGTACATCGCCGTTGGTTTCTCGGACGACTACGATGACGCCGATGCCGTCGGCATCGTCTCTTGCTAAACGTTCACAGTCAGTGGAGAGGAGGAGGACGGCCACTCCTCGGCCCAGTTCTCTGGACTCGAGTGCTGGGAGCGGCAATGGTGAAGTGTCCGCGGCTCAGAAGCTATTGTTCACTTCGGCGAGGAGCTTATCGGTGTCGTTTCAGGGTGAATCGTTCTCGCTCCAAGTCAGCAAGGCGAAGCCTGCACCGTCTCCATCGCCCAGCGTGAGGAAGGGTACTCCGGAGAGGAGGAAGGCGACGACGCCGGCCAGAGCTGTCGATAAGACTGAAAACTCGAGGCTGGTGACGGATCAGCAGCGATGGCCTGCACGGTTAAGGCAAGCGAATTGTATGAGTAGGAGCTTGGATTGCACAGACGAAAGGAAAAAGGTTGGTGGATCCGGCAGTGTCGTGAGAGTGTTACAAAATTCAATGGCGGATGTTAGGGTCTCTTCGTTTGACGGGAGATTGGGTTCAGAATCGGAGAAGACGGTCGAGCCTGCTGTTGTGGGCGACTCGGGTATTGGATCGGCGGAGGCACGGTGGTCTGATCCAGCTGTTGCTTCTGATACTGAAAGCGTGTCTTCTGGTAGTACTTCTGGAGCACAAgacaatggtggtggtggtggaggacAAGGGCCGCGTGGACCTCGTGGTATAATGGTCCCGGCGAGGTTTTTGCAAGACGCTCATAACCGGTTGCGGCGGCAACCAGAGCCCTGCTCACCATCTGCTAAGAATGTTGGGACAAAAACTATGGCCCCTCCTAAACTTATTGCACCAAAGAAGCTATCGATTGATTGTCCAGTATTGTCCCCCCGTGGAGTTGTGAATAACCGGGGACAGTTGTCTCCTGTTCGAGGTGCCGTTCGGCCTGCGTCACCGAGTAAGCTTGGGACATCAGCGACATCATCTCCATTGAGAGGAACAAGCCCGTATCGAATGAGGAATGCCATGGCTGGTACGCCGAATAGTTATTTGAGCAACACGCCGTCGATTTTGAGTTTTGCCGCTGATATTAGGAGCGGGAAGATTGGGGACAACCGGATAGTTGATGCTCATCTGTTGAGGCTCTTGCATAACCGGTTCCTGCAATGGCGTTTCGTGAATGCTAGGGCAGGTGCTACCCTCTCTGTGCAGAGGTTGAATGCAGAG AGAAGCCTTTATAATGCATGGATAACTACTTCAAAACTACGTGAATCAGTTAGAGCCAAGAGAACTGAGTTACAACtgttgaagaaaaatttgaagCTAACTTCCATCCTAAAAGGGCAT ATGACATATTTGGAAGAGTGGGCTCTTATGGACTGGGATTACTCCAGTTCTTTGTCTGGAGCTACTGAAGCTTTGAAGGCTAGCACTCTCCGCCTTCCAGTTGTTGGTGGGGCAAAA GCTGATGTCCAAAATGTGAAGGATGCTATTTGTTCAGCTGTTGATGTTATGCAGGCAATGGCATCCTCAATCTGTTTACTGTTATCAAAG GTTGGGGATGTGAACTCTTTGGTCGCTGAACTTGCAAAGATAAGTGTAAAAGAGCGTGCTTTGCTTCATCAGTGCAATGATCTCCTGTCAGCAATTGCAGCCATGCAG GTGACTGAGTGTAGCCTGAGAACACATGCTGTACAACTAAAGCGCCAACCTTCAAATCTGACACAATGA
- the LOC121259208 gene encoding uncharacterized protein LOC121259208 codes for MKASGSRVLFLVVGTVFLFINFSCSITGSFIPDKAFAHHGGDGMIMTATSRRLKENGYNSHSNRKRHAGNVNLDDYHPIDPVPSSKASIKPGPIQHETPLNPYIPRPSPPDHPKNGGST; via the exons ATGAAGGCTTCTGGATCGCGCGTCTTATTCCTGGTGGTCGGAACTGTTTTCCTGTTCATTAACTTCTCGTGCAGCATAACTGGCTCCTTTATTCCCG ATAAGGCCTTCGCTCACCATGGCGGTGATGGTATGATAATGACTGCAACAAGCAGGAGGTTGAAG GAAAATGGCTATAATTCGCACTCAAACAGGAAGCGCCATGCAGGCAATGTAAATCTGGATGATTACCACCCCATTGATCCGGTACCAAGTTCAAAGGCTTCCATAAAACCGGGACCTATTCAACACGAAACTCCTCTTAACCCATATATTCCAAGACCTTCGCCTCCTGATCATCCCAAAAATGGAGGATCTACTTAG
- the LOC121259207 gene encoding uncharacterized protein LOC121259207, with the protein MFHIFSAMPHASLNILFCFPAMGDSLRAKIVFPLERRLHQASIRVLQIPSFYWKLAKRRIALRELVRREMGHSNVWNSHPKNYGPGSRACRVCGNPHGIIRKYGLMCCRQCFRSNAKEIGFIKYR; encoded by the exons ATGTTTCATATTTTCTCTGCCATGCCTCATGCTTCTTTGAATATCCTCTTTTGTTTCCCAGCTATGGGCGACTCACTGCGTGCAAAAATAGTGTTTCCTTTAGAGAGAAGATTACATCAAGCTTCAATTAG GGTTTTGCAGATCCCTTCATTCTATTGGAAGCTAGCGAAGCGGCGTATTGCGTTAAGGGAGCTTGTACGGAGAGAAATGGGTCATTCTAATGTCTGGAATTCGCATCCGAAAAACTACGGTCCTGGTTCTCGTGCTTG CCGAGTCTGTGGTAACCCTCATGGTATAATCCGGAAGTATGGGCTGATGTGTTGCCGGCAGTGCTTCCGCAGCAATGCCAAGGAGATTGGCTTTATCAAG TACCGCTGA